GTGTCCGGGTACTCCTTGAGAAAGCGCCGCGCGTTGTCCTCGGGCGTGCCGCCCGCCTGATTCCAGGCCATGACCATCTGGAGCTGGGCCGGCGAATCCCATTTGAAATTGGAGAAAAACGCGTGGACCTCGGGCATGTCCTTGTCCAGGCCTTTGCGGACAATGGCCTCGATCTGTTCTTCGCCGCCCAGGACACCCTTGGGGTCCTTCAGGTATTTGAGGTCCCATTTGCCGAACATCCAGTGCGGCGACCAGGCCGTGACCACAACCCATTTCTTGTGCTTGATGGCGTCCGCCAGGGCCGCGGTCATGGTCGCGCCGCTGCCTTCCATCAATTCCAGTTTCAGGCCGTAGTCCGAAACGACCTGCTCGGACAGCTTCATCAGGCCCGCGCCCGGATCGATGCCGATGATCTTGCCATCGAACTTGTCGGCGTTGGCGTTGAGATCCTCGATGG
This genomic stretch from Deltaproteobacteria bacterium harbors:
- a CDS encoding glycine betaine ABC transporter substrate-binding protein — its product is MKKLLIALLCLMFAAQTAFAGKGKVRLAYVEWDCATASTMTAKAALEEMGYEVETLPVAAAAMWQALGTGDVDAMVTAWLPVTHGDYYAKVQDKVEKVSTISGGAKLGWAVPAYVTIDSIEDLNANADKFDGKIIGIDPGAGLMKLSEQVVSDYGLKLELMEGSGATMTAALADAIKHKKWVVVTAWSPHWMFGKWDLKYLKDPKGVLGGEEQIEAIVRKGLDKDMPEVHAFFSNFKWDSPAQLQMVMAWNQAGGTPEDNARRFLKEYPDT